CGCCGGTGGCCATCAGTGGAGTTCCTCTTCTTCGCCTTCCGCATCCGCGGAGGTGTCGTTAATCTCTTCTTCCGCGCCCTCCATCGAGAGCGGGACGGTGGCGTCGATCAATCGATCGGTCAGCACCAGCTTGGCATCGGCGATCAGCGCGAACGGCACCTGCGCCAGCACGCCCGTGCGCGGGTGGCGGATCGCGATAAGCCCGTCGGCATCGATGCCCTCAAGGTCGCCCTTGAACTGCTTCTGCCCGTCGACCTGCTCGGTCAGGACGATGCGCGCCTCATGCCCGGCCCAATCGGTGAAATCCTCATGACGCGTCAGCGGACGGTCGATGCCCGGCGACGAAACCTCGAGCCGGTAGGCGCCCTCGATCGGGTCCTGGCCGGCTTCCTCCAGCGCGTCGAGCTTCTCCGACACGCGGCGCGACAACGCGGCGCAGTCGTCGATCGTCAGCTGGCGGGTGTCGGGGCGCTCGGCCATGATCTGCAGCGTGCGCTCGTCATCCCCCTTGCCGGACCTGGCGCCGAACAGGCGGACGCGCACCAGCGCGAAGCCGAGCGCGTCGGCTTCTGGCTCGATCAAGCGGACGAGGGGAGTGATGTCGTTCAAATGCACTTTCCGCACATGCGTTTCTTGCCGCCGCGGAGCAAGCCCCGCAGCCCCTTGCACCTCGCGATGTAAGAGAAAGCACCGTCCATATAGCGCCACCCCCGCCAACTCGCAAGCGCGTTGCCGGGCGGAGCGGAACAATGCGCGCGACTGCGGGATTTGAGTGGAAATCGCACGAAGCCAGGAGAGTCCGCGTGTTCCATCGTCTTGCCTTCGCGGCCATCGCCCTGACTGCCGCCGCTGCGTGCAACGGCGAGGACTCGGCGGCGACCCAGCCGGTGGCCGAAGCGCCCGTCGCCCCTGCGCCCGCCATCACCCCGACGCCGGCGCCTTCGCCGCTGCCGGCCGGTACGCCGGTCGCCGGCACGCCGTTCGCCAGCGCGGCGATCGCGGATTTCGACGCGCCGTGGGCGATGACGTTCCTGCCCGATCGGCGGATGCTGGTGACGGAGAAGGCCGGGCAGATGCTGCTGGTCGCCGCCGATGGCGCCGCACGGCGGACGATCGCGACCGTCGCGGTCGACTCGGCCGGACAGGGCGGGTTGATGGACGTGGTGCTCGCGCCGGATTTCGCGACCAGCAAGCGTGTCTACTTCAGCTATTCGGCGGCCGGGCAAGGCGGCAAGGGCGTCGTGCTCGCACGCGGCACATTGTCGGGCGTGACCGGTGACGAGCAACTGACCGGGATCGAGACGCTCTACCGTGCGACGCCGCTCGTGACCGGCGACGGCCATTATTCGGGGCGCATCGCCTTCTCGCCGGACGGTCAGTATCTGTTTTTCACCAATGGCGAGCGGCAGAAGTTCACGCCCGCACAGGATAAGTCCGGCTCGCTGGGCAAGGTGCTGCGCCTGACGCCGGACGGCAAGCCGGCGGCGAACAACCCGCTGGCGGCGCAGGGCTTCCTGCCGGAGGTGTGGAGTTACGGCCACCGCAACCTGCTAGGCATCGCGTTCGACCCGGCCGGCAACCTGTGGGAGCAGGAGATGGGGCCGAAGGGCGGGGACGAGGTCAACCTGATCCTCCCTAGCCGCAATTATGGTTGGCCGAACGTGTCGAACGGCTCCAACTACGACGGCACCGACATCCCCGATCATGCGCCGGGCGACGGCTATGAAGCGCCGAAGGTGTGGTGGAATCCTGTGATCTCGCCCGGCGGGCTTATGATCTATTCGGGTGACCTGTTCCCGCAGTTCAAGGGTGATGCGTTCATCGGCGGGCTGTCGTCGCAGTCGCTGGTGCGCGTCGACCTGAACGGCACGAACGCGAGCAAGGGCGATCAATGGCCACTCGACGCGCGCATCCGCGAGGTGGAGCAGGGACCGGACGGCGCGATCTATGTGCTGGAGGACGGCGGAAGCTCGCGAGGACGGTTGTTGCGCCTGACGCCGATGGCGTGACCGAACCAAGCGAAGTCCCGCATGTCGGGTTCTGACCTCCCCCGGATGAGGCGAAGCGGCGATCCAGCGAGGCTGTCGTGGAGTCAGGACCGGGAGGTCTGGACACCCGGTCTCCCTCCCGAACATGGTCCGCAGCCCGGCTGCCCGCAAGCGCTGAGACAGGCGCGATCGGCACTTCAGGAATGGGAACCCGTTCACGACGCCCGCGGATGCGGTTCGCGTCGCCGACGTCCTCAAGCCCCGATAAACCCTTGACGCTGCACCGCAGCATCGCCAGCTAGGCCGCTCGCACGAGCAAGCATAAAATCGGGGACAAGCGCATGGCCACCGCCACTGCCGACGTGCGGACCGCGCCCGTCGGCCTCATCCATTTGTCGCTCGCCGTCGGCGGGTTCGCGATCGGAACCACCGAATTCGCGACGATGAGCCTGCTCCCCGACATGGCGCGCGACCTCCACGTCGACGCGCCGACCGCCGGTCACGTCATCAGCGCCTATGCGCTGGGTGTGGTCGTTGGTGCGCCGACATTGGCGGTGCTCGGCGCGCGGATGGCGCGGCGGCATCTGTTGATCGCGCTGATGACGCTGTTCGCGCTCGGTAACGGGCTGTCGGCGCTGGCGCCCAGCTACGGCTGGATGATGCTCTTCCGCTTCGTCGCCGGTCTGCCGCATGGTGCATATTTCGGGATCGCGATGCTCGTCGCCGCCGCACTGGTGGATCAGGGCCGGCGCACGCAGGCGGTCGCGCGCGTGATGCTCGGTCTGACGGTGGCGACGATCGTCGGGGTGCCGCTCGCCAACTTCATGGGGCAGCTGCTCGGCTGGCGGTCGTGTTTCGTGGTCGTTGCCGGGCTCGCCGCGCTCACCGCCGCATTGGTCGCTTATTTCGTGCCGCGCGACCGCGGCGATCCACAGGCGAGCCCCTTGTCGGAATTGCGCGCGCTGCGCCGTCCGCAGGTGTGGCTGACGCTCGGCGTCGGCGCGATCGGGTTCGGTGGGCTGTTCGCGGTCTACACCTACCTCGCCGATACGATGGCGACGGTAACGCAGGTCGGCCCGCGGATGGTGCCGTTCGCACTCGCCGCGTTCGGTGTCGGGATGACGGCGGGCAATCTGATCGTCCCGCGCTTCGCCGATCGTGCGCTGATGGCGACTGCCGCAGCGGTGCTGGTCTGGAGCATCGTCGCGCTGCTGCTATGGCCGCTCGCCGCGCAGCATCTCGCGACGGTGATGGTGGCGATGGTCGCGATCGGCATCGGCGGATCGCTCGGTACTGTTCTCCAGACCCGCCTGATGGATGTGGCGGGGGATGCGCAGTCGCTGGCGGCGGCGCTGAACCATTCGGCCTTCAATACCGCCAACGCGCTTGGCCCATGGCTCGGCGGCATGGCGATCGCCGCCGGCTGGGGGTGGACCTCCACCGGCCCGGTCGGCGCCGTGCTCG
The genomic region above belongs to Sphingomonas phyllosphaerae 5.2 and contains:
- the rimP gene encoding ribosome maturation protein RimP codes for the protein MNDITPLVRLIEPEADALGFALVRVRLFGARSGKGDDERTLQIMAERPDTRQLTIDDCAALSRRVSEKLDALEEAGQDPIEGAYRLEVSSPGIDRPLTRHEDFTDWAGHEARIVLTEQVDGQKQFKGDLEGIDADGLIAIRHPRTGVLAQVPFALIADAKLVLTDRLIDATVPLSMEGAEEEINDTSADAEGEEEELH
- a CDS encoding PQQ-dependent sugar dehydrogenase, which encodes MFHRLAFAAIALTAAAACNGEDSAATQPVAEAPVAPAPAITPTPAPSPLPAGTPVAGTPFASAAIADFDAPWAMTFLPDRRMLVTEKAGQMLLVAADGAARRTIATVAVDSAGQGGLMDVVLAPDFATSKRVYFSYSAAGQGGKGVVLARGTLSGVTGDEQLTGIETLYRATPLVTGDGHYSGRIAFSPDGQYLFFTNGERQKFTPAQDKSGSLGKVLRLTPDGKPAANNPLAAQGFLPEVWSYGHRNLLGIAFDPAGNLWEQEMGPKGGDEVNLILPSRNYGWPNVSNGSNYDGTDIPDHAPGDGYEAPKVWWNPVISPGGLMIYSGDLFPQFKGDAFIGGLSSQSLVRVDLNGTNASKGDQWPLDARIREVEQGPDGAIYVLEDGGSSRGRLLRLTPMA
- a CDS encoding MFS transporter, with protein sequence MATATADVRTAPVGLIHLSLAVGGFAIGTTEFATMSLLPDMARDLHVDAPTAGHVISAYALGVVVGAPTLAVLGARMARRHLLIALMTLFALGNGLSALAPSYGWMMLFRFVAGLPHGAYFGIAMLVAAALVDQGRRTQAVARVMLGLTVATIVGVPLANFMGQLLGWRSCFVVVAGLAALTAALVAYFVPRDRGDPQASPLSELRALRRPQVWLTLGVGAIGFGGLFAVYTYLADTMATVTQVGPRMVPFALAAFGVGMTAGNLIVPRFADRALMATAAAVLVWSIVALLLWPLAAQHLATVMVAMVAIGIGGSLGTVLQTRLMDVAGDAQSLAAALNHSAFNTANALGPWLGGMAIAAGWGWTSTGPVGAVLGVGGLAVLAASWLLQRRTDAR